One genomic window of Treponema sp. J25 includes the following:
- a CDS encoding STAS domain-containing protein, producing MELSECISHFNKRYPYTTLAITQEDDNHLTIHLGGELNLESATEFGTIGEIVLATLFAGTTIILDLAGLHYISSTGVGSISQLVLQASRRNISVQIINCQPKVREVFQLLGLLSVLNIK from the coding sequence ATGGAATTATCCGAGTGTATTTCTCATTTTAACAAACGATATCCTTATACAACGCTTGCTATTACCCAGGAAGATGATAATCATCTTACCATCCATCTTGGAGGGGAACTTAACTTAGAAAGCGCTACTGAATTTGGAACCATCGGGGAAATAGTTCTGGCCACGTTATTTGCAGGAACCACCATTATCCTCGATCTTGCTGGTCTCCATTATATTTCCAGTACCGGAGTTGGAAGTATTTCCCAATTAGTTCTCCAGGCTTCTCGAAGAAATATCTCTGTTCAAATTATTAATTGTCAACCAAAGGTCCGAGAAGTTTTTCAGTTATTGGGGCTTTTGTCGGTACTCAATATTAAATGA